Below is a genomic region from Clostridia bacterium.
GGCCCCGGCCGTAAAGGGGTGAAGGCGGTTCGGGGGCTCCCCTTCGCAGCGTCTGGCCGGCCGAACCGGAGCTTGATGCGAAAAGGCAGGCGCACCGGGGACCGAGATTCGGAACCCGGGCAGCCGGAAGAACCCGGAAATGCCGGTTGGCGCCAGGCATCTTTTGTACGGGTATACGCGAGAGACCGGCTACCGGAAAAAGAAGGATTCTGCCCCTCGAGTGCGAATTAAGTACGCAATTCGACAAACTAAGACCGGAGGCTTCACATGCGACGGCTCCCCATTTCCTGCCTGCGGCCGGGCATGCGCGTGGCCCGGCCGGTATTCAGTTCTACCGGTCACGTGCTGGTCAACCGCGGGCTGATCCTCACCGAGGGCATCATCCGGCGCCTGGGACTTCTGGGAGTGCCGGCCTTGTACATAGAGGACGGGCCGGACTTCGACCTTCCGGCGGAGGACGTGATCTGCGAGGAAACCCGCCAACAGGCCGTTCAGCAGGTGCGGGAGCTCTTCCTCGCCGCCCAGGAGGACTCCGCCCACCTTTCCCGCGCCCTGCTTGCGGCCGAAAGCCTGGCCCGTACCGTGGAGGAGATTGCCGACGAGTTGCTGGCACGGCCGGAGGTGGTGGTCAACCTCACCGACATCCGCGCCTGGGACGACTATACCTTCGGGCATTCGGTCAACGTCTGCGTGCTGAGCCTCCTGGCCGGGGCCAACCTGGGCCTGACCCGGCCCCAGCTTTACAACCTGGGCCTGGGCGCCGTCCTGCACGATCTGGGCAAGGTCTACGTGCCCCAGCCGGTGCTGCAGAAGCCCGGCTCCCTTACCCCGGAGGAGTTCGAATTGGTCAAGCGGCACGCCGAATGGGGACACCGCCTGGCGCGGGAGATTGCCGGCGCCGGCACCCTGGCGGCGCTCATCCCCCTGCAGCACCACGAGCGCTACAACGGCCAGGGCTATCCCCAGGGCATCAAGGGGGACGAGATCCACGACTTCGCAGTGATCTGCGGCCTGGCCGACGTGTTCGACGCCCTCACCGCCGAGCGGGTCTACCGGCCGGCTTACCCGGTGCACGAGGCCTACGAGTACCTGGCGGGTTCGGGGAATCTCCTTTTCGAGCACCGCCTCTTGTGCGCCTTTCTGGACAACCTGGCCCTGTATCCCACCGGCACCCCGGTTCTGCTTTCCACCGGCGAGGTGGCGGTGGTGGTCAAGACCACCCGCGGCCTGGCGAGAACGCCGCTGGTCAGGGTGGTCCTCGACCCCGAGGGGCAACCGGTTACGCCCTACGACCTGGACCTGGCCCGGCACCCCGACCGGGTCATCACCCGCGTCCTTTCCCCGGAAGAGGCGGCGCAGCTGCCCAACAGCTCCGGTTCCCCGGCGGCAGTTTAGGTCCGCCCGTGCGGGAAGCATAAGCCGGACGGTGCCCTAAGCCGCGCCGGGCGCCCGCCCGGCGAGAGCTACGGCCTGGCCCGGCCAAAGGCCTGGTACCGCGAGGGCTTGGAGTTCCTGCGCCGCCTGGGATTCTAAATCCGCCAGCGGGGCTTTAAGGCGTGAGGAGGTCCCGGTAGCCGGCCTCCAGCAGGGGGAGAAAGTCACGGTAGAGGGCCAGGATGCGCTCCGCGAACCCGAAGGCTTCCTCGCGGTCGCGGCAGAAGAGGAGCTTTCCCCGCCGCAGCACCTCGTAAGCGAAGGGGACCGAAGCCTCGTTCAGACTGTGGACGTCTACCGGCAGGCCCAATTCATGGCTCAATTCCGCCCCCATGGCCAGGGCCAGATCCAGCCGCTGTCCGGCCGACGCACCGGCCAGATACACGGCA
It encodes:
- a CDS encoding HD-GYP domain-containing protein; translation: MRRLPISCLRPGMRVARPVFSSTGHVLVNRGLILTEGIIRRLGLLGVPALYIEDGPDFDLPAEDVICEETRQQAVQQVRELFLAAQEDSAHLSRALLAAESLARTVEEIADELLARPEVVVNLTDIRAWDDYTFGHSVNVCVLSLLAGANLGLTRPQLYNLGLGAVLHDLGKVYVPQPVLQKPGSLTPEEFELVKRHAEWGHRLAREIAGAGTLAALIPLQHHERYNGQGYPQGIKGDEIHDFAVICGLADVFDALTAERVYRPAYPVHEAYEYLAGSGNLLFEHRLLCAFLDNLALYPTGTPVLLSTGEVAVVVKTTRGLARTPLVRVVLDPEGQPVTPYDLDLARHPDRVITRVLSPEEAAQLPNSSGSPAAV
- a CDS encoding nucleotidyltransferase domain-containing protein, yielding MLQRLRQLLALYPGVRFAYVHGSFLEDRPCRDLDLAVYLAGASAGQRLDLALAMGAELSHELGLPVDVHSLNEASVPFAYEVLRRGKLLFCRDREEAFGFAERILALYRDFLPLLEAGYRDLLTP